From one Bacillus sp. FJAT-42376 genomic stretch:
- a CDS encoding SDR family oxidoreductase, translating into MKVLIAGANGQIGKQVTEILKNGGEHTPFAMVRKQEQADAFAAKGIETVLADLEGTVSDLEKAVKGKDAVIFTAGSGGSTGSDKTLLIDLDGAGKLIEAARNTGVQRFVMVSALQAHNRENWNEKLLPYYAAKHYADKELERSGLDYTIVRPGGLLNEPGTGKVKAAENLERGSISREDVAKVIAAVLSEEHTVKRSFDLVSGDTEIEEAIRTI; encoded by the coding sequence ATGAAAGTACTAATTGCAGGAGCAAATGGACAAATCGGAAAGCAGGTTACGGAAATTCTTAAAAACGGAGGAGAGCATACTCCGTTCGCTATGGTAAGGAAGCAGGAGCAGGCGGATGCTTTTGCGGCAAAAGGAATTGAAACGGTGCTGGCAGATTTAGAAGGAACGGTTTCCGATCTTGAAAAGGCAGTTAAAGGAAAGGACGCCGTGATTTTTACGGCAGGATCGGGAGGAAGCACCGGATCAGACAAAACGCTTCTTATTGATTTGGATGGTGCCGGCAAGCTGATTGAAGCAGCCCGGAATACAGGTGTTCAGCGTTTTGTGATGGTGAGTGCCCTTCAGGCTCACAACCGGGAGAACTGGAATGAGAAGCTGCTGCCTTATTACGCCGCTAAACACTATGCGGACAAGGAGCTTGAAAGAAGCGGTCTGGATTATACCATTGTACGTCCGGGCGGATTGCTGAATGAGCCTGGAACAGGAAAGGTCAAGGCTGCTGAAAATCTTGAGCGGGGATCGATCTCCCGTGAAGATGTAGCGAAAGTAATTGCCGCCGTCCTTTCCGAGGAGCACACAGTCAAACGTTCCTTTGATTTAGTCAGCGGAGATACGGAGAT